The genomic interval GGGTCATCAAGGCTGGGAATACCTTGAACTGGGACGTATTTGGCAAATAGCTTTTGCGATTGGCATGGGCATATGGCTGCTTATCGTATTTAGAGGTATACGTGGAGGTTTGCAAAAAGAACGTGACAAGGGCGGATTGATCCACCTGTTGTTTTACGCTTCCATAGCTGTGCCTGCCTTTTACTTTTTTGCATTTTTCATTAACCCGGAAATGAGCTTTACCATGGCGGATTACTGGCGTTGGTGGGTTGTCCATTTGTGGGTGGAAGGCATCTTTGAAGTATTCGCTGTTGTTATAATCGGATTTATGCTTGTAAGTATGAAACTCGTAACGAAGTCTTCTGTTATTCGCATGTTTTATTTTCAAATTATATTGTTGCTAGGAACCGGTGTGCTTGGCATTGGGCATCATTATTACTACAACGGTTCACCGGAAGCATGGATTGCCGTCGGGGCCGTGTTCAGCGCACTGGAAATTATACCCTTGACACTGCTTGTTCTGGAAGCTTATGAACACTACAAAATGATGAAAACCGGTGGCGTTAAATTTCCATATAAACTCACCTTTTGGTTCTTGATTGCAACTTCTTTGTGGAACGTTGTTGGAGCCGGCGTTACAGGATTTCTTATTAATCTTCCTGTCGTCAACTACTTTGAGCACGGTCAACAGTTAACTCCTGCACACGCCCATGCCGCCATGATGGGTGTCTATGGTATGTTTGCTATTGCCGTACTACTATACTCGCTAAGAAATATCGTTAAACCTGAAAAATGGAACGATACCTGGCTGAAGTGGTCATTCTGGTTATTAAATATCGGATTGTTCGGGATGGTTTTTGTTGCCTTGACCCCGATTGGATTTATACAGCTCAAGGAATCCTTTGTTAATGGATATTGGGCATCAAGAACAAGCGACTTCCTTCAACAAGACGTCATTCAGAATCTGATGCTTATACGGGCTATCCCCGATACAATTTTTATTGTGGGTGTTGTTATCCTGATTATATTTATTGTAAAAGTCATGTTCCACCTGAAAAAACCATCGTATCATGGCGGGGACAGCATTCCTGAAGAAGATTAACAGAACTGTGGAGGCAACGGCCGTTTGGTCACTGCCTCTTTTTTACGTGAAAAAGTATACATTTTGGAAGACCTTATAAGTTTTGGCACTCGGTGAAACGAATGGCGAGACCTTCTAATGAAGAAAGAACGGATTCAGGGAGGTTATGCCGCATATACTTAGTAGTAAGACTACACTTCAAGCTCACGAGTTGAGACTGTGGGGGTTGCATAAACATTTATTTGCAATTAAATCATGCTTTGACATCTACAAAAGCAGTATCATTGTATCTCAGCGATGTTTTAGTAATCCGGACCTTGGAAAGACTATAAGTAGCGAGTGGTATGAAGTTGGCAAATGAACGGAGTAGGTAATCGAAAACAATAGGATGATAAAGAGGGACTGATTATGTTTGAATTCATAGCTATTGTGGCAGCGGCCCTGCTGCTATTTATGTTTAGAGATGATAAGAAATACAGAACAGTCTATAGTGGCAGCGAGTCAAATTTAAGTGAGGCAAATGAATATTATTGGTTACTAAAACACAAAAAAATTCCAATCAAGTATCAAATTCCATATAACTGGAAAAATTTCTACCAATTTGGATATAAGGAAAGTCCGGTATATATAAAAGTAAGTGAAGATTATGTGGAAAAAGCGAGAAAAGTGATGATGTATCATCGTATAGAGAAAATGAAAATGCAAAGAAATATCGAGCTTGAGAGAAATAAGTGATAGTCTCCTCTGAGCTTACTCGCGAGCCACCGCATCATTCGGTTGCTGATTCGAGTTATGAGTGCCCTTTTCCATGAGCCGCCGCTTGATTCGTGTTATACGCAAGCACGATATTTCCGACAGGGGTTAGGGCTGTGCTAAAATAGCTAATAGAAAAGAGGTGGCTCCATGGATATAGAGGTATGGTCTGACTTTATATGTCCATTCTGTTATATTGGCAAGCGTCGCCTGGAACTGGCCTTGGATCAATTTCCACATAAAAAGAAGGTAGCAGTGACTTATAACAGCTATGAACTTGATCCGAATGCTGAGAGGAACCCCGGTAAATCGATTCATGAACTGATGGCCGAGAAATTTGGCATGAGTGTTGAAGAGGCCAGAAAATCAAGCGAAGAACTTGGACGTCAGGCGAATGAGCTGGGTTTGACGTATAACTTTGATACGATGCAGCACACAAATACATTTGATGCACATCGAGTAGCACAATATGCAAAAAATAAAGGGAAAGAACATGCTGTCACGGAACGTCTGCTTCGTGCGTATTTCACTGATTCTGAACGAATAAGTGACCATGATACATTAGCTAGGCTAGCTGCCGATGCTGGTCTTGATCGCGGCAACGTACGTGCATTGTTGAAAAGAAATGACTACGCAGACGATGTCCGGATTGACGAGAAAGAAGCGGCTCAACTGGGTGTACAAGGTGTTCCGTTCTTTGTGTTTAATAGTAAATATGCATTATCCGGTGCACAACCACTGGACGTATTTAAAGAGGTGCTTGAAAAAGTATGGGAAGAGGAACAATCGGAACCTTCCCTGCAATCACTGACCCCTAAAAAGTCAAAAACAACATACTGTACTGATGAAGGCTGTAAAATTGAAGAAGATGATTAGTACTCATATAACAACCTCCGGGAAGCGGATTGCTTCATGGGAGGTTGTTTTTTGTTTATAAGGTAGTCAATTTGACACAATTAAAGGATAATGATATAAATAGTTTGTGATAATGATTCTCAATATCATGGTTTAAACTAGCAAGTTTTTGCTTTCAATATCAAAACACTACATACGACAGGTAAGAAGTATATATGTAGAACCTTTTATTGATGGGAATGACCATATCACTAATCAAACATACAGTCTTTTAGTTGTTAGGGATTAATACGCTGTATCAGCAAGGGAACGGGAATGGGATGAGAAAAGGCTATTTGCTTGTCATTGCGTTGATTGTATTATCTTTTATATCGCTGTTTGTCGGTGTTACGAGCATATCACCATTGGATATTTTCCACTTAACGCAGGATCAGCTACAAGTTTTAACCGTGAGTCGACTGCCACGCTTGATTAGTATTTTAATAGCGGGAAGCAGTATTAGTATATGTGGTTTGATTATGCAGCAATTAACGAGGAATAAATTCGTTTCACCGACAACTGCGGGCACCATGGATTCTGCGCGTCTCGGCGTGTTGGTCTCCTTACTTGTTTTTCCTGCTGCAGGCATGTTGGAAAAAATGGCCGTCGCCTTTGCCTTCGCGTTGGCAGGTACATTTATATTTATGAAGATTCTTGATCACATTAAATTTAAGAACACGATTTTTATTCCACTTGTTGGTCTGATGTTCGGGAATATCGTCGGTTCGATTACAACCTTTTTTGGGCTAAAATACAACCTTATACAGAGTATCTCGTCTTGGTTACATGGTGACTTTTCCATGGTGATTGAAGGGCGCTATGAACTTTTATATATCAGTATTCCGGCAATTATTCTGGCGTATTTGTTTGCTAATCGTTTTACTTTGGCAGGCATGGGTGAGGACTTTGCGGTGAACCTTGGCTTGAATTACAAACGGGTTATTAACCTGGGACTAATCATTGTCGCGTTTGTCTCCTCAATCGTGATACTCACTGTAGGAACCCTGCCCTTTTTAGGTCTGATTGTGCCGAATATTGTTACCATTTTTCGCGGGGATAATATTAAGAAAAGTATTTTTCCTACCGCCGCTATGGGAGCGGTATTTGTATTGTTTTGCGATATATTGGGTCGCATTATTATTTATCCGTATGAAATTTCAATCAGCCTAACGATTGGTGTTATCGGCAGTGGAATTTTCCTGTACTTGTTATTGGGGAGAAACGCTCATGAAAGCTAAACTTATTATTCTTGCAACCATCACAGCAGCAATGATTTCGTTATTTCTATTTATTGATATCGGAGGCTATTGGGATTACGTATTACCAAGACGTATAAATAAAATAATCGCTATCATCCTTACAGGTAGTTCGATTGGTGTGTCGACGATTATTTTCCAAACGATCACCAATAATAAAATTTTGACGCCTAACATCATCGGATTAGACTCTTTATACATGCTGATTCAGACCATTGTTGTGTTCATTTTTGGTGCCAGTACATTAACGATGATGAATAGTAACATCCATTTTTTGATTTCTGTTGGCTTGATGTTAGTATTTTCTGCTTTATTGTATACGTTTTTATTTAAACGAGAAGGGCAAAACATTTATTATTTACTGCTTGTTGGTCTGATTATGGGAACATTGTTTTCAAGTGTATCTTCGTTCATGCAGATATTGATTGATCCGAACGAGTTTCTTGTCGTAAGGGACTCCATGTTTGCAAGTTTTAACAATGTAAATACACAGTTGCTCTTCATTTCTTCTGTGAGCGTAGTGCTGATTGGATTATATTTCTTACGTTTTATCAAATACTTAGATGTTTTGTCATTAGGAAAGGAACAAGCAATTAATTTAGGGGTGAGCTATGATGCCATAGTCAAGAGATTGTTAATGATTATTGCTGTCCTTGTGTCCATATCAACCGCATTGGTTGGCCCTATCACGTTTTTAGGATTGTTGGTAGCCAACATCACTTACCATTTTATGGGGACCTATCAACACAAATTTTTATTCGCGGGTTCGATTTTCATTAGCATTATTTCCTTGGTAGGGGCGCAAATGCTGGTTGAACGTGTATTTAGTTTTTCAACATCTGTTAGTGTTATTATCAATCTTGTTGGCGGGTTGTATTTTCTTTATCTGCTTTTAAAGGAGAGTAAGTAATGCTAGAAGTTAAAAATGTTACCAAACAGTATGGTCAGAAGAAAGTAGTGGAGGATGTTTCTGTCAACATAGAAAAGGGAAAAATCACCTCGTTTATTGGCCCGAATGGTGCGGGGAAAAGTACACTATTATCCATGGTCAGTCGGCTGATCAGTAAGGATAGTGGTGAGATTGTTGTTGACGGAACAGACATAAGAGAAAACAAAAGTAATGATCTAGCCAAAAAGATATCTATTCTCAAACAATCGAATAATATTAACATCCGCATTACAATCAAGGATTTGGTCTGTTTTGGCCGATTTCCCTATTCACAAGGAAGGTTAACCGAAGAAGACTGGAAGCATGTAAATGACGCATTGCATTACATGAGGTTAGAAAGTATGCAAAATAAATATATTGATCAACTAAGCGGTGGGCAGCTACAAAGGGCCTATATAGCGATGGTACTCGCACAAGACACAGAATATATCCTTTTAGACGAACCACTCAATAATTTGGATATGAGTCACTCGGTCGAAATAATGAAAGCACTAAGAAAAATGGTGAATGAACTACAGAAAACAGTCGTAATTGTTCTGCACGACATTAATTTTGCTTCTTGTTATTCCGATCACATTATTGCATTAAAGGATGGGAAGGTTGTAAAAGGAGGCACCACAGAGGAGATTATTCAACAAACGGTGTTAAAAGAAGTATATGATATGGACATCCAAATCGAAACCATTAACAACAACAGGATTTGTATCTATCATACGTAAAGCCTATCGCAACAGACAAGAACAACGCCCAATTAGTTTCAAAAATGTAGTGAATTTTCTATTGACGTTTGTTGAGACAAGTGATATTGTATAAAACAGTGATATTGATAATCAATTTCAATCCAGTACAGACTTAGTTAAAGGATACCTATTGTTTAAGTAACTGGATGATTGAATTGCCCTTCTACAAGGGTTTATTTTTCCAACATCATTGATAATGATTATCAATGTCATTACAGGTAAGGCTAGTACTTTCATTGAAAAGGAGGACGGGTGCTCGGGTACATCGATGATACATAAGACATCGAGAGCGTATGGCATAAATAATGCAGGCAGTTATGCTAATATAAAAAATTACTTTGAGGTGATTAAGGTGTTTAAGAAAATATCGGTATTTTTACTAGTTATTCTTTTAACGGTAGCTTTGGCAGCTTGTGGCTCTAGTGATTCTGACAATTCGTCCAGCAATTCCAATGATTCATCAGATAAAGATAATAAAGAATCCGCAAAGGAAACGATCACAGTCGATCATGAACTGGATAGCACAGACGTTCCGAAAAATCCGGAAAATGTCGTAGTGTTTGACTATGGTGCTTTGGAGACCCTTGATAAGCTGGACGTTCCAGTTAAAGGTGTTGCAAAAGGAAGTGCTCTCCCGGAATACTTATCGAAGTATGAGGGTTCGGAATATAAGAATGTTGGCAGTTTAATTGAACCCGACTTTGAAGCAATCAATGAACTGCAGCCCGAGCTGATTATTATTTCCAGCAGACAGTCTGACGCTTATAAAGAATTAAGTAAAATTGCACCTACTATCTACGTAGGTATAGATAATAAAAATTATATGGATTCATTTACGAAAAACACAAAAACGCTCGGGAAAATCTTTGAGAAGGAAGACGAGGCCAATCAAGCACTGGATGACATCAAACAATCCATTCAAGACCTCCAGGATAAGACTTCTGACAATGACAAAAAAGGTCTCATTGTCTTATCAACCGGTGGGAAAATTAGTGCATATGGTCCCGGATCACGCTTTGGTCTAGTTCATGATGTGTTTGGCGTTCAACCAGCAGATGAGAACATTGAAGCATCGACGCATGGTCAGAAAGTGACGTTTGAATATGTCGCCGAACAAGACCCGGATTATTTGTTTGTTATTGATCGGTATAAAGCTATTGGTGGCGACACAGTTGCCAGTGAAGTACTTGATAATGAGCTTGTAAATGGAACGAAGGCTGCTGAAAATGACAATATCATTTATTTAAATCCGAATGTATGGTATCTTTCCGGTGGCGGTCTGCTATCGATGGAAGAAATGATTAAAGAAGTTGACAATGGACTGGAATAGAAAACAAAGAAGCAAGGGAATGAATCTCTTGCTTCTTTTCTAATTAAAACTAAAATGCGGCAAATTAAAGTAAATTTAACAGGAATTTGTAAACAAAATGTTAATGCTCCCCAGAGCCATTGTCGGGCTGGGAATCCCACAAATCATCTGTATATAATAAAACTTGCGCCATCCCCATAAAATATGTTTGAATAAAGTAACAATGAAAGAAATGAGGGAATATCAGCTATGAAAAAATTATTAATGTCACTTATAGCGCTGTCACTGGCGGTTGTGCTCGCAGCATGTGGCGGTGATGATGAGGGTTCAGATGATAAGCAGGATAAAGGTGACAATGAAAATGGACAAGCCTCCCAGCAGCAGGACATGCCAAAACCTGATTTGAAAAACATACCTGACGTTGTTGCCAAGGTGAACGGTGAAGAAATCAAGAAGCAAGAATTCAAGTCTATGTATCAAAGTAATTTTCAACAAATGGCAATGCAGTCACAGCTAACCGGGCAGAAGCTAGACCAAGATAAAATGAAAAAGCAGATAGCAGATCTCATGGTCAATAACGAGCTGCTTATTCAAGAGGCAAACAATCGTGATTATAGCGCATCTGACAAAGACGTGGATGAAAAACTAAATGATATGGTGAAGCAGTTTGGCATGGAGTCAAAAGACAAAATGCTAAGTAATTTTGAAGAACAAGGGATGAAGGAAAAGGAAGTTGTTTCTCAGGTTAAGACACAGGTCAAAGTAGACAAACTGGTTGCTGAAGAATCCGGCGGTATAGAGCCGACGGAAAAGGAAATAAAGGAAGCATATGACCAATGGAAGAAACAACAACAACAAGCGCAAAAGAATGACAAGGACGATAAAGATGGGGAAAATAAAGAAGAAGATAAAGAAATAGCTTCATTCGATGAGAAAAAATCGGAATTGAAACAAGCGATTAAAAACCAGAAGCAACAACAAGAGCTGCAAACGATTGTAGAAAAACTCCGTAAAGATGCTGACGTAACCGTTAATCTGTAATAGTGAAAAACCAGGTTCTATTTAGGAACCTGGTTTCTTTCTGGTAGACGAATTATTAAGCTAGCTGAAAATATAATCACAGTCAGTTACGTCTAGCACCAGTGCTTGTGCTTTGGTTCGTCATCTGCGGTGTAATAATCGAATCGATGGCAGTAAGCAATTGGTTCATTTGCTCATCTGTGCCAATGGAAATGCGCACGTAATTGGAGACAGCCGGTTTTTGAAAATGCCGGATTAAGATCTTTTGCTGTTTTAATTCCCGGTAAAGTGTTTCTCCCGTCACTTTATAGTGAGAGGCAAAAATGAAGTTGGCCGCGGATGGCAGCACGGTGAATCCGCGTTTTTTCATTTCAGGAATCAGCCACTCTCGCGTTTCGATGATTTGATTTGTTGTTTTATGAAAGTAGGTAACATCGTTTATAGCTGCTTCGGCACCGGCAATGGCCAACCGATCCATTGTATAGGAATTGAAAGAGTCTTTAATACGTATGAGTGCTTCAATGAGTTCCGGGTGTCCGATGGCGAATCCGACACGGAGTCCAGCCAGTGAACGGGATTTGGACATCGTCTGAACAACGAGTAAGTTTGGATATTGTTCTACAAGGGACGCGGCCGAAGCAGGTGCAAAGTCAATATACGCCTCATCAATGATAACCACTTGATCGGGATTATTTGCAACGATTTCTTCCACTGTATCTATATCGAGATATAATCCTGTTGGTGCATTAGGATTGGCGATGATGACGCCGCCTTCTGATTGGAAAAAAGACGCCACCGGAATAGAAAAGTCACGGTTTAATGGAACTTCGTCGTATGGAATATTAAAAAGCTTAGCATAGACCGGGTAAAAGCTATACGTAATCGACGGAAACCGTATGTGGGCATCCGTTTCAAAAAAAGCCATAAATGAAAAGGCGAGTACTTCATCAGAACCGTTTCCGACAAAAATGTGATCCTTATCAAGTCCGTAATATTGCCCAATATCACTTCGGAGCTTATCAGCGCTTGGTGATGGATACAATTGTAGTTTTCGTGTTAGTTCGGATTGAATTGCCGCAACTACTTTAGGCGATGGTCCATAAGGGTTTTCATTCGTATTCAGCTTAATGATGTCGGAATCATTTAGTTGTTCTCCCGGTACATATGGCTCAGTCCGTTTGACGGTTTCGCTCCAGAACTTATGCATGTTTGGTACCTTCCTTTACCGCATGACGTTCGGCCAGAGCTTGCTGGATATCGGTGATAGAGACCCCCATTAACTCCATCAGGACAAGTGTGTGGTAAGTAAGGTCGGCAATTTCCCACACCATTTCATCATGGCTGTTATTTTTGGCACCAATGATGACTTCACTTGTTTCTTCGCCGACTTTTTTAAGGATTTTATCAATACCTTCCGTAAACAAATACGTGGTATAGGACCCTTCCTCAGCTTCTTTACGGCGTTTCCTGATAAGATCAGCCAGTTCACTGGGGGTCATTTGTTCAGCCGCGTCGTTTTCTTTCAGTGTATGATGGAAGCATGTAGGCTTTCCGGTATGGCAGGCTGGTCCCATTGGCTCTACTGTCACCAGAAGTGCATCCGCATCACAATCATAGCGAATTTCCTTAACCTGTTGCCTGTTACCTGATGTTTCCCCTTTATGCCAGAGTTGCTGGCGTTTCCTGCTATAGAACCATGTTTCATTGGTTGCTAATGTTTTTTCGAGTGATTCCTTGTTCATGTACGCGTGAGTCAGTACCTTGCCTGTTACGACGTCCTGGATAATGGCAGGTACAAGGCCCTGCTCGTCAAATGTGATTTTGTTAAGCTGTTCGTTGTACATACGCTGTTACCTCCTGACGGAAATTCCGTTTTGGTCCAAAAACGTTTTCAGTTCCGGAATGTTGATGTCGTTATAATGAAAGACAGAAGCTGCTAAAGCCGCGTCGGCATCAGCCTTTGTTAGTACCTCTAGTATATGAGACTTTGATCCGGCGCCACCACTGGCGACAACAGGAATGTTGACATTGCTGGTGATTGCCTTCGTAAGCTCCAGATTGTATCCGTTTTTGTCGCCATCTGTGTCAATAGCATTTACGACAATTTCACCTGCACCAAGTCGCTCTCCTTCTTTAGCCCATGCAACTGCATCGATACCGGTATCTTCCCGGCCACCTTTAATGAAAGTATGCCATTTTCCCGAGTCCAATTGTTTGGCATCAATCGATAAGACAATGCATTGGCTGCCGAATTTCAACGCTGCTTCCCGTATTAGGTCAGGGTTTTTCACGGCTAAGCTGTTGATAGACACTTTGTCTGCGCCACTTCGGAGTGTCTGGTAAATATCTTCAATGCTGCGGATACCGCCGCCAACCGTAAATGGGATAGCAATCTCCGCTGCTACTTTTTCGACAACTTCCAGAAATAATGGTCGATTTTCATTTGATGCGGTTATGTCATAGAAGACTAGTTCATCGGCACCGGATTGATTGTACCGTTTGGCGAGTTCAACCGGATCGGCAACATCCTGTATATTTTGGAACTTGTGCCCTTTGACAACACGTCCTTTATCAACATCCATGCATGGGATGATTCGTTTCGCTAGCATTTACGTTTCCTCCCGTACTGTTTTAAATGATAGAGTCCCGTCATACAATGCTTTACCGATAATCGCACCATACAGATCCATCTCCTTGAGCCTTTGTACATCTGATACACTGGATACACCGCCTGAAGCAATGACGTTGATGCTTGTTAGCTCATTGATGGTCTTAAGTTCTTGAAAATTTGGACCCTTCAACATGCCGTCTTTCAAAATGTCTGTATATATGATGGTTTGTATTCCGGAAGACTCAAGCTCTTTGATTAACTCCGATGCCTTTACATCACTCGTTTCCGTCCATCCGTCAATAGCGACATGGCCATTTCGTGCATCAATGGACACAGCGATTTTGTCAGGATAGGCAGTGACCGCTTCGTTTAAAAAATCCCTGTCGTTAATGGCGGCCGTCCCAATAATAACTCTGTCAGCACCAGCTTCTATATATGCGTCGATAGTGTCCATGGAACGGATGCCACCCCCGATTTGTACAGGAATATGAATAGAGCGGACCATTTCCCGGATTGTTTCAGCATTGGCAGCAGTGCCGGTTTTAGCACCGTTAAGGTCAACGATGTGTAAATAATCGGCTTGCTCTCGTTCCCATTGTTTAGCCATGTCGGCAGGTGCGTTACTATAAATCTGCTCCCGATTATAATCCCCTTGTGTGAGGCGGACACAGTTGCCGTCTTTAATGTCAATCGCCGGAAGTAGTATCATGCTATCATCTCCCCAACATTCTTCAGTAATTGCAATCCAATTCTACCGCTCTTTTCCGGGTGAAATTGCATGCCGATCAAATTATCTTTCTGGACGATGGCAGGGATTAATCCACCATACGTCGTGCTGCTGACCAGCTGATGTTGCGGATACGAGCGGACAGCATAGGAGTGAACAAAATAAACATAGGATTCATCCGGAACACCGTTGAGCAGCGAACTTTCCTGATGGTGCGTCAGTGTGTTCCAGCCCATATGCGGGAC from Lentibacillus cibarius carries:
- a CDS encoding DsbA family oxidoreductase, with the translated sequence MDIEVWSDFICPFCYIGKRRLELALDQFPHKKKVAVTYNSYELDPNAERNPGKSIHELMAEKFGMSVEEARKSSEELGRQANELGLTYNFDTMQHTNTFDAHRVAQYAKNKGKEHAVTERLLRAYFTDSERISDHDTLARLAADAGLDRGNVRALLKRNDYADDVRIDEKEAAQLGVQGVPFFVFNSKYALSGAQPLDVFKEVLEKVWEEEQSEPSLQSLTPKKSKTTYCTDEGCKIEEDD
- a CDS encoding ABC transporter permease, whose translation is MRKGYLLVIALIVLSFISLFVGVTSISPLDIFHLTQDQLQVLTVSRLPRLISILIAGSSISICGLIMQQLTRNKFVSPTTAGTMDSARLGVLVSLLVFPAAGMLEKMAVAFAFALAGTFIFMKILDHIKFKNTIFIPLVGLMFGNIVGSITTFFGLKYNLIQSISSWLHGDFSMVIEGRYELLYISIPAIILAYLFANRFTLAGMGEDFAVNLGLNYKRVINLGLIIVAFVSSIVILTVGTLPFLGLIVPNIVTIFRGDNIKKSIFPTAAMGAVFVLFCDILGRIIIYPYEISISLTIGVIGSGIFLYLLLGRNAHES
- a CDS encoding iron chelate uptake ABC transporter family permease subunit, which encodes MKAKLIILATITAAMISLFLFIDIGGYWDYVLPRRINKIIAIILTGSSIGVSTIIFQTITNNKILTPNIIGLDSLYMLIQTIVVFIFGASTLTMMNSNIHFLISVGLMLVFSALLYTFLFKREGQNIYYLLLVGLIMGTLFSSVSSFMQILIDPNEFLVVRDSMFASFNNVNTQLLFISSVSVVLIGLYFLRFIKYLDVLSLGKEQAINLGVSYDAIVKRLLMIIAVLVSISTALVGPITFLGLLVANITYHFMGTYQHKFLFAGSIFISIISLVGAQMLVERVFSFSTSVSVIINLVGGLYFLYLLLKESK
- a CDS encoding ABC transporter ATP-binding protein, whose product is MLEVKNVTKQYGQKKVVEDVSVNIEKGKITSFIGPNGAGKSTLLSMVSRLISKDSGEIVVDGTDIRENKSNDLAKKISILKQSNNINIRITIKDLVCFGRFPYSQGRLTEEDWKHVNDALHYMRLESMQNKYIDQLSGGQLQRAYIAMVLAQDTEYILLDEPLNNLDMSHSVEIMKALRKMVNELQKTVVIVLHDINFASCYSDHIIALKDGKVVKGGTTEEIIQQTVLKEVYDMDIQIETINNNRICIYHT
- a CDS encoding siderophore ABC transporter substrate-binding protein, coding for MFKKISVFLLVILLTVALAACGSSDSDNSSSNSNDSSDKDNKESAKETITVDHELDSTDVPKNPENVVVFDYGALETLDKLDVPVKGVAKGSALPEYLSKYEGSEYKNVGSLIEPDFEAINELQPELIIISSRQSDAYKELSKIAPTIYVGIDNKNYMDSFTKNTKTLGKIFEKEDEANQALDDIKQSIQDLQDKTSDNDKKGLIVLSTGGKISAYGPGSRFGLVHDVFGVQPADENIEASTHGQKVTFEYVAEQDPDYLFVIDRYKAIGGDTVASEVLDNELVNGTKAAENDNIIYLNPNVWYLSGGGLLSMEEMIKEVDNGLE
- a CDS encoding SurA N-terminal domain-containing protein, translating into MKKLLMSLIALSLAVVLAACGGDDEGSDDKQDKGDNENGQASQQQDMPKPDLKNIPDVVAKVNGEEIKKQEFKSMYQSNFQQMAMQSQLTGQKLDQDKMKKQIADLMVNNELLIQEANNRDYSASDKDVDEKLNDMVKQFGMESKDKMLSNFEEQGMKEKEVVSQVKTQVKVDKLVAEESGGIEPTEKEIKEAYDQWKKQQQQAQKNDKDDKDGENKEEDKEIASFDEKKSELKQAIKNQKQQQELQTIVEKLRKDADVTVNL
- the hisC gene encoding histidinol-phosphate transaminase; the encoded protein is MHKFWSETVKRTEPYVPGEQLNDSDIIKLNTNENPYGPSPKVVAAIQSELTRKLQLYPSPSADKLRSDIGQYYGLDKDHIFVGNGSDEVLAFSFMAFFETDAHIRFPSITYSFYPVYAKLFNIPYDEVPLNRDFSIPVASFFQSEGGVIIANPNAPTGLYLDIDTVEEIVANNPDQVVIIDEAYIDFAPASAASLVEQYPNLLVVQTMSKSRSLAGLRVGFAIGHPELIEALIRIKDSFNSYTMDRLAIAGAEAAINDVTYFHKTTNQIIETREWLIPEMKKRGFTVLPSAANFIFASHYKVTGETLYRELKQQKILIRHFQKPAVSNYVRISIGTDEQMNQLLTAIDSIITPQMTNQSTSTGARRN
- the hisIE gene encoding bifunctional phosphoribosyl-AMP cyclohydrolase/phosphoribosyl-ATP diphosphatase HisIE, with product MYNEQLNKITFDEQGLVPAIIQDVVTGKVLTHAYMNKESLEKTLATNETWFYSRKRQQLWHKGETSGNRQQVKEIRYDCDADALLVTVEPMGPACHTGKPTCFHHTLKENDAAEQMTPSELADLIRKRRKEAEEGSYTTYLFTEGIDKILKKVGEETSEVIIGAKNNSHDEMVWEIADLTYHTLVLMELMGVSITDIQQALAERHAVKEGTKHA
- the hisF gene encoding imidazole glycerol phosphate synthase subunit HisF, with amino-acid sequence MLAKRIIPCMDVDKGRVVKGHKFQNIQDVADPVELAKRYNQSGADELVFYDITASNENRPLFLEVVEKVAAEIAIPFTVGGGIRSIEDIYQTLRSGADKVSINSLAVKNPDLIREAALKFGSQCIVLSIDAKQLDSGKWHTFIKGGREDTGIDAVAWAKEGERLGAGEIVVNAIDTDGDKNGYNLELTKAITSNVNIPVVASGGAGSKSHILEVLTKADADAALAASVFHYNDINIPELKTFLDQNGISVRR
- the hisA gene encoding 1-(5-phosphoribosyl)-5-[(5-phosphoribosylamino)methylideneamino]imidazole-4-carboxamide isomerase; this encodes MILLPAIDIKDGNCVRLTQGDYNREQIYSNAPADMAKQWEREQADYLHIVDLNGAKTGTAANAETIREMVRSIHIPVQIGGGIRSMDTIDAYIEAGADRVIIGTAAINDRDFLNEAVTAYPDKIAVSIDARNGHVAIDGWTETSDVKASELIKELESSGIQTIIYTDILKDGMLKGPNFQELKTINELTSINVIASGGVSSVSDVQRLKEMDLYGAIIGKALYDGTLSFKTVREET